The following coding sequences are from one Comamonas koreensis window:
- the nirD gene encoding nitrite reductase small subunit NirD: protein MNEWITICAIDEIPVLGARRVARAQGLDVAVFRTASGEVFALLDRCPHKGGPLSQGLMFGSSVACPLHNWTIALATGEAAAPDEGCTPRFAVRLEGSAVQLRADELAGHALAQTRPVAGPVGLGRCGSAASSCSPSPSSVAA, encoded by the coding sequence ATGAATGAATGGATCACCATCTGCGCCATCGATGAGATTCCGGTGCTGGGCGCCCGCCGCGTCGCCCGCGCCCAGGGCCTGGATGTGGCGGTATTCCGCACCGCCAGCGGCGAGGTGTTTGCGCTGCTCGACCGCTGCCCGCACAAAGGCGGGCCCTTGTCGCAAGGCCTGATGTTTGGCAGCAGCGTGGCCTGCCCCTTGCACAACTGGACGATTGCACTGGCCACCGGCGAGGCCGCTGCCCCCGATGAGGGCTGTACCCCGCGCTTTGCGGTACGGCTGGAGGGCAGCGCGGTACAGCTGCGCGCCGATGAGCTGGCCGGGCATGCGCTGGCGCAGACCCGGCCTGTAGCAGGGCCGGTGGGCCTGGGGCGCTGCGGTTCTGCCGCCTCCAGTTGCAGCCCGTCGCCATCCTCCGTGGCCGCTTAA
- the nirB gene encoding nitrite reductase large subunit NirB: MKKIKLVMVGNGMAGVRALEELLALAPDLYEITVFGAEPHPNYNRILLSPVLAGEQTLDDIVLNDWRWYETHGVRLHAGCTVHAVDRARRVVHARNADGEAVTADYDRLILATGSNPFMLPIAGKELQGVLAYRDIADTQAMIDAAQHWRHAVVIGGGLLGLEAANGLMKRGMQVAVVHAGEWLMERQLDDQAGQLLKKSLIERGMQFFMQAQTQELLGNAEGRVRALRFADGREIDADLVVMAVGIRPNTALAEAMHLHVNRGIVVSDTMQTITDPRIYAVGECAAHRGIAYGLVAPLFEQGKVLANHLAEMGIGRYQGSLTSTKLKVTGIDLFSAGDFQGGEGTEQIVLSDPYSGVYKKLVIKEDRLVGACLYGDTVDGSWYFKLLREGRSVADIRDKLMFGESNLGDAGHQGQNKAVALADGDEVCGCNGVSKGAICKAIKDKGLFTLDEVRKHTKASASCGSCTGLVEQIIMFTVGGDYSASPKTKPMCSCTEHGHQAVRDAIREHRLLTTDSVFRFMEWKTPNGCASCRPAINYYLISTWPKEARDDPQSRFINERSHANIQKDGTYSVIPRMWGGETTAAELRRIADVVDKYQIPTVKVTGGQRIDLLGVKKEDLQGVWNDIGMPCGHAYAKALRTVKTCVGSEWCRMGTQDSTQMGKDLERAMWRMYAPHKVKFAVSGCPRNCAESGIKDVGIIGVDSGWEMYIAGNGGIKTEVAHFLTKLKTAEEVLEYTGAFMQLYRLEGWYLERTVHYVSRVGLDHVKRRILDDAAGRQALWAQLQQALEGEPDPWFETDKAAVDLRQFQPLPVLPPLQATPALPALSSPLTTAGA; the protein is encoded by the coding sequence ATGAAAAAAATCAAGTTGGTCATGGTTGGCAACGGTATGGCGGGTGTGCGTGCGCTCGAAGAGCTGCTGGCGCTGGCGCCGGATCTGTACGAGATAACGGTATTTGGCGCAGAGCCCCACCCCAACTACAACCGCATCCTGCTGTCGCCAGTGCTGGCGGGCGAGCAGACCCTGGATGACATCGTGCTCAACGACTGGCGCTGGTACGAGACGCATGGCGTGCGCCTGCATGCCGGCTGCACGGTGCATGCGGTGGACCGCGCCCGCCGCGTGGTGCATGCCCGCAATGCCGATGGTGAGGCGGTGACGGCCGACTACGACCGGCTGATTCTGGCGACCGGCTCCAACCCCTTCATGCTGCCCATTGCCGGCAAGGAGCTGCAGGGCGTGCTGGCCTACCGCGATATTGCCGATACCCAGGCGATGATCGATGCGGCCCAGCACTGGCGCCATGCAGTGGTCATTGGCGGCGGCCTGCTCGGGCTGGAAGCGGCCAACGGCCTGATGAAGCGCGGCATGCAGGTGGCGGTGGTGCATGCCGGTGAGTGGCTGATGGAGCGCCAGCTCGATGATCAGGCTGGGCAGCTGCTGAAGAAATCGCTGATCGAGCGGGGCATGCAGTTTTTCATGCAGGCGCAGACGCAGGAGCTGCTGGGCAATGCCGAAGGCCGGGTGCGCGCGCTGCGCTTTGCCGATGGCCGCGAGATCGACGCCGATCTGGTGGTGATGGCCGTCGGCATCCGCCCCAACACGGCGCTGGCCGAGGCCATGCACCTGCATGTGAACCGGGGCATTGTCGTCAGCGACACCATGCAGACCATCACCGACCCGCGCATCTATGCGGTGGGCGAGTGCGCGGCGCACCGGGGCATTGCCTACGGGCTGGTGGCGCCTTTGTTTGAGCAGGGCAAGGTGCTGGCCAACCACCTGGCCGAGATGGGCATTGGCCGCTACCAGGGCTCGCTCACCTCCACCAAGCTCAAGGTCACCGGCATTGACCTGTTCTCGGCCGGGGATTTTCAGGGCGGGGAGGGCACCGAGCAGATCGTGCTGAGCGACCCCTACTCAGGCGTCTATAAAAAGCTGGTGATCAAGGAAGACCGGCTGGTGGGCGCGTGCCTCTATGGCGACACGGTCGATGGCAGCTGGTACTTCAAGCTGCTGCGCGAAGGCCGCAGCGTGGCCGATATCCGCGACAAGCTGATGTTTGGCGAATCCAACCTGGGCGATGCCGGCCACCAGGGCCAGAACAAGGCCGTCGCACTGGCCGATGGCGACGAGGTCTGCGGCTGCAATGGCGTGAGCAAGGGTGCCATCTGCAAGGCCATCAAGGACAAGGGCCTGTTCACCCTGGACGAGGTGCGCAAGCACACCAAGGCCAGTGCCAGCTGCGGCTCCTGCACCGGCCTCGTAGAGCAGATCATCATGTTCACCGTCGGTGGCGACTATTCGGCATCGCCCAAGACCAAACCGATGTGCAGCTGCACGGAGCACGGCCACCAGGCGGTGCGCGATGCGATCCGCGAGCACCGGCTGCTGACGACTGACAGCGTCTTTCGCTTTATGGAATGGAAGACGCCCAATGGCTGCGCCAGCTGCCGCCCGGCCATCAACTACTACCTGATCAGCACCTGGCCCAAGGAGGCGCGCGATGATCCGCAAAGCCGCTTTATCAATGAGCGCAGCCACGCCAATATCCAAAAGGACGGCACCTACAGCGTGATCCCGCGCATGTGGGGGGGCGAGACCACGGCCGCCGAGCTGCGCCGCATTGCCGATGTGGTGGACAAGTACCAGATCCCCACCGTGAAGGTGACCGGCGGCCAGCGCATTGACCTGCTGGGCGTGAAAAAGGAAGACCTGCAAGGGGTGTGGAACGACATAGGCATGCCCTGCGGCCATGCCTATGCCAAGGCGCTGCGCACCGTCAAGACCTGTGTGGGCAGCGAGTGGTGCCGCATGGGCACGCAGGACAGCACGCAGATGGGCAAGGACCTCGAACGCGCGATGTGGCGCATGTATGCGCCGCACAAGGTGAAGTTTGCCGTCAGCGGCTGCCCGCGCAACTGCGCCGAATCGGGCATCAAGGATGTCGGCATCATCGGCGTGGATTCGGGCTGGGAGATGTACATCGCGGGGAACGGCGGCATCAAGACCGAGGTGGCGCACTTTCTCACCAAGCTCAAGACCGCCGAGGAGGTGCTGGAGTACACCGGCGCCTTCATGCAGCTGTACCGGCTGGAGGGCTGGTACCTGGAGCGCACGGTGCACTACGTGAGCCGCGTGGGGCTCGACCATGTCAAGCGCCGCATCCTGGACGATGCCGCTGGCCGCCAGGCGCTGTGGGCCCAGCTGCAGCAGGCGCTGGAAGGCGAGCCCGACCCCTGGTTCGAGACCGACAAGGCGGCTGTGGATCTGCGCCAGTTCCAGCCGCTGCCGGTGCTGCCCCCACTGCAGGCTACGCCTGCGCTGCCAGCCCTTTCCTCACCCCTCACCACCGCCGGCGCATGA
- a CDS encoding nitrate reductase, with product MQETRSTCPYCGVGCGVIITSDGQQITAVRGDPAHPANLGKLCTKGSSLHLTAAPALARQSRLLQPMQRLQRGAAPEARSWDTALDSLAAQLLQIRADHGPDALGFYLSGQLLTEDYYVFNKLVKGLLGTNNLDTNSRLCMSSAVAGYKATLGADAPPACYEDIDLAGCLFISGSNMAWAHPILFRRVEEAKARHPERKIIVVDPRRTETAELADLHLALQPGTDVMLCHGLLHIMLAQGWADAAFVDAHTSGFAQLHAIVREATPERVAQVCGLALADLYLAAQWLAWGGADAPGSNSERQPTLSLYCQGLNQSSSGTANNAALINLHLATGQIGKPGAGPLSLTGQPNAMGGREVGGLSNLLSAHRDMANPQHRAEVAQHWGVDAVPALPGKSALEMFEAAADGQIKALWIACTNPAQSLPEQAMVRRALERAELVVVQEAFAQTETTAYADWLLPATTWGEKLGTVTNSDRRISRVRAAVAAPGQARHDWQIGVQLAQRLERHLRPGRPSLFAYDTEQAERGCEAIWMEHRDSTRGRDLDITGLSWALLEAQGPQQWPLPSGAAQGRQRLYSDGRFATGDGRARFDAQPWKPVAVPRDAQFPFSLNTSRLRDQWHGMSRTGQLGRLFAQASEPSVQAHPQDMCRLQLHDGDLVQLHSRYGSLVVPVQADAGLQPAQLNLPMHWGSMHLSGSTVDGQRLAGVNALTTPERCPRSKQPELKHVAVQLEKAELPWQCLGMAWLDDRQVLATRQALAALMGEFDFASSVLFGRAVPLDGAAGQGRNGVQFRAAARQAPPAALLARLQQLLQLDGPQTLRYADAQRQCSRAIAMGEQAGEPVLQAFLLCGDASAGQWLAPVLRDEQPTRSFGRLLLASGSQAPAALPTRARQVCACMNVDEAAIGEALATMDGAPEQRLLQLKNTLGCGTRCGSCIPQLKQLVQRVAPAALAPSV from the coding sequence ATGCAAGAGACCCGATCGACCTGTCCCTATTGCGGCGTGGGCTGCGGCGTGATCATCACGTCCGACGGCCAGCAGATCACCGCCGTGCGCGGCGACCCGGCGCACCCTGCCAACCTGGGCAAGCTCTGCACCAAGGGCAGCAGCCTGCACCTGACGGCAGCGCCCGCGCTGGCGCGGCAAAGCCGCTTGCTGCAGCCGATGCAGCGCCTGCAGCGCGGCGCCGCACCCGAGGCCCGCAGCTGGGACACGGCGCTGGACAGCCTGGCTGCCCAGCTGCTGCAGATCCGCGCCGACCATGGCCCCGATGCGCTGGGCTTTTACCTGAGCGGCCAGTTGCTGACCGAGGACTACTATGTGTTCAACAAGCTGGTCAAAGGCTTGCTGGGCACCAACAACCTGGACACCAACTCGCGCCTGTGCATGAGCAGTGCGGTGGCCGGCTACAAGGCCACCCTGGGCGCGGATGCGCCACCGGCCTGCTACGAAGACATCGACCTGGCCGGCTGCCTGTTCATCAGCGGCAGCAATATGGCCTGGGCGCACCCGATCCTGTTCCGGCGCGTGGAAGAGGCCAAGGCGCGCCATCCCGAGCGCAAGATCATCGTTGTTGACCCGCGCCGCACCGAGACCGCCGAGCTGGCCGATCTGCACCTGGCCTTGCAGCCGGGCACCGATGTGATGCTCTGCCACGGCCTCTTGCACATCATGCTGGCCCAGGGCTGGGCCGATGCGGCCTTTGTCGATGCGCACACCAGCGGCTTTGCGCAGCTGCATGCGATCGTGCGCGAAGCGACGCCGGAACGCGTGGCCCAGGTCTGCGGCCTGGCGCTGGCAGATCTCTACCTGGCCGCCCAATGGTTGGCCTGGGGCGGGGCCGATGCGCCGGGCAGCAATAGCGAGCGCCAGCCCACGCTCAGCCTGTACTGCCAGGGGCTCAACCAAAGCAGCAGCGGCACGGCCAACAATGCGGCGCTGATCAACCTGCACCTGGCCACCGGCCAGATCGGCAAGCCCGGCGCCGGCCCCTTGTCCTTGACCGGCCAGCCCAATGCGATGGGCGGGCGCGAGGTGGGCGGCCTGTCCAACCTGCTCAGCGCCCACCGCGACATGGCCAACCCGCAGCACCGGGCCGAGGTGGCCCAGCACTGGGGCGTGGATGCGGTGCCGGCGCTGCCAGGCAAATCGGCGCTGGAAATGTTCGAGGCCGCAGCCGATGGCCAGATCAAGGCCTTGTGGATTGCCTGCACCAACCCGGCGCAAAGCCTGCCCGAGCAGGCCATGGTGCGCCGTGCGCTGGAGCGGGCCGAGCTGGTGGTGGTGCAGGAGGCCTTTGCCCAGACCGAGACGACGGCCTACGCCGACTGGCTGCTGCCCGCCACCACCTGGGGCGAGAAACTGGGCACGGTCACCAACAGCGATCGCCGCATATCGCGGGTGCGCGCTGCGGTGGCCGCGCCCGGCCAGGCGCGCCATGACTGGCAGATTGGCGTGCAGCTTGCCCAGCGGCTCGAGCGCCATCTGCGCCCTGGCCGCCCCAGCCTGTTTGCCTATGACACCGAGCAGGCCGAGCGCGGCTGCGAAGCCATCTGGATGGAGCACCGCGACAGCACGCGCGGGCGCGACCTGGACATCACGGGCCTGAGCTGGGCGCTGCTGGAAGCGCAAGGCCCGCAGCAGTGGCCGCTGCCCAGCGGCGCGGCCCAAGGGCGCCAGCGCCTCTACAGCGATGGCCGGTTTGCCACCGGCGATGGCCGCGCGCGCTTTGATGCCCAGCCCTGGAAGCCGGTGGCGGTGCCGCGCGATGCGCAGTTCCCCTTCAGCCTCAACACGAGCCGGCTGCGTGACCAGTGGCATGGCATGAGCCGCACCGGTCAGCTCGGCCGCCTGTTTGCTCAGGCCAGCGAGCCCAGCGTGCAGGCCCACCCGCAGGACATGTGCCGGCTGCAGCTGCATGACGGCGACCTGGTGCAGCTGCACAGCCGCTACGGCAGCCTGGTGGTGCCGGTGCAAGCCGATGCCGGCCTGCAGCCCGCGCAGCTGAATCTGCCGATGCACTGGGGCAGCATGCACCTGAGCGGCAGCACGGTGGACGGCCAGCGCCTGGCAGGGGTGAATGCACTGACCACACCCGAGCGCTGCCCGCGCTCCAAGCAGCCCGAGTTGAAGCATGTGGCGGTGCAGCTGGAAAAAGCCGAGCTGCCCTGGCAGTGCCTGGGCATGGCCTGGCTCGATGACCGCCAGGTGCTGGCCACGCGCCAGGCGCTGGCGGCCTTGATGGGCGAGTTTGACTTTGCCAGCAGCGTGCTGTTTGGCCGGGCCGTGCCGCTCGATGGCGCTGCCGGTCAGGGGCGCAATGGCGTGCAGTTCCGCGCTGCTGCGCGCCAGGCGCCGCCGGCGGCCTTGCTGGCGCGTTTGCAGCAGCTGCTGCAGCTCGATGGCCCGCAGACCCTGCGCTATGCTGATGCGCAGCGCCAGTGCAGCCGCGCCATCGCCATGGGCGAGCAGGCGGGCGAGCCGGTGCTGCAGGCCTTTTTGCTCTGCGGCGATGCCAGTGCCGGCCAGTGGCTGGCGCCGGTGCTGCGCGATGAGCAACCCACGCGCAGCTTTGGCCGCCTGCTGTTGGCCTCGGGCAGCCAGGCGCCAGCTGCTTTGCCGACCCGTGCGCGCCAGGTCTGCGCCTGCATGAATGTGGACGAGGCCGCCATTGGCGAGGCCCTGGCCACGATGGATGGCGCGCCGGAGCAGCGCCTGCTGCAGCTCAAAAACACGCTGGGCTGCGGCACACGCTGCGGCTCCTGCATTCCCCAACTCAAGCAGCTGGTGCAGCGCGTGGCCCCAGCCGCATTGGCGCCTTCTGTTTGA